The sequence ATAGCGGGCCGCGTAAATTTCCAGCTCCCGCGTCACCGCCTCCACGTATGCATCAAAGGCGGTCGCGTCGGTCGGCACCTGATAGCTCTCGTCGTACGGGGCACGCGTACGACAAAACGGGACATGGATATACAGGCCGGCCACAGCAACAAGCTACGATGGGAAACGAACGGCGCACCTACGACGGCAAAGGATCCTGCTCCTTCCACTGCTTAATTTCGACGTGCTCTTGGATAAGGTCAAGCGACTGAATGAGCATGGACCGTGAAAGCCGGCTGAGGCGCTTGTCATAGTCGCTCATCAGCACCGCATCCGTCGAGATCGTGGCAATGTGGCCCAGCACGACGTCGTTCTCGGGCGAGGCCACATCGGCCACCATCTGGTCGATGACGCGATACACAATGTCGCTGATGGCATGTTCGAGCAAGGTGCTTATCGTGCCGCCCACGCCCGGAATGCTCGCAATCGTGCCAATCTCGCGATTTTCGGACACGGCCTTCGCAATCACGCCATCAAGATACGTGCGAAAGTCCTCCTGATACTCCATGTACGCCTGCGCGGTGGCCTGCTGCAGCCGCTGCGTCACAATCTCGGTGAGCACGTCGCGCTGCGGCACAATGGCTTCGTTTACGATCTGCTCCGTCACCGGATGGCCTTCCCGAATGCCGTCTTTTACGCTCTCCAAGATGCGGGCGGCCACCCGGTCGGTAATCTCCTCGATGAGGGCCGCCCAGTACCGCAGCGCCGTCTGGTACACCGCCAGCTGCCGCACGTCAATCCACCCCAGGCGTTGCAGCTTGGGCACCATTGCAATGATGCGTAGCAGGCGCAGCGACCGGAGCGAGCCCACCGGAATGCACCCGAGCACGTCGTACCAGTGCGCAAACGGATAGTACCACCAGCGCTCGTAGGTGCCGCGCCGGATGGCCACGATCCACCGCACTGTAATTTCTACGATGAAGATCGAGACGAACCCCAGGTCGTACAAAATGAAATGCTCGTGCACGTACGTGCCATAGAACGCGTAAACGTTGGGGGCGTAGGCACTCAAAAGCCGTTGCACCGACGGCATGGTGTAGAGCCAGTCCACTGCGAGCAACGCCAGGTTGGCGCTAATAAGCACGAGCATGACACCATCGAGGACGAGCAGCCAGCGGGCCCGTTGAGAGTCGGTTGCAGCCATAAACACCACGCATCGTTCAGAAGAAACGGTCGATACAATATCGCAGAGCGCACGCCAAGATGAAACGCCGTTTGTAGCCGCCTATGCTGGATCTCCGGAAATTACACGAGCAACTGGCGGACTTCCGCACGCACGAGCGCACCATGCGCGACCGGCGGACCGAGCAGCTGGCTCGGGCCCGTGCGGCATTGGAAGCCTGCGCCGGCGCCGACTGGGCCGCGCTGCGCGACCGCGTGCAGGCCTGCGATCCAAGTCCGCTGGTGGCCGAGCTGCGCGACGACCCGACGGCGCGGTACGCGGCACCCGAGCGGCCCACGCCGCTCACCATCGTCGCGGCCGACGGGTCTCAGATCTACCCCGACCGCCACGTGGAGCCCACGTTCTTTCTGCTCAACATCAGCAAAATTGCGTTTCAGTACGGCACAACCGAACCACCGGTGCTGGATGCCGTGCCGGATTTGCACTTCCGCGAGCGCCTCGACGCCCACTTCGATGCAACCCTGGGCAGCGTAACGACCGAGGTGGTATCGGCGCTGCGCGACGAGGCCGAGCTGCGCATGCTGCTTGATACGGCGCGCGACGCCATCTGCGACGGCCGCCCGCTCGTGGCCCTTGCCGATGGCACGCTCATCCGCTGGATGCTGCGCGGCATGCGCAACCGCGCCGTCGAAGAGGAGCTCATCGCGCGTTATGCCTCCATGCTGCGCTCCTTCCGCGACGAGGCCCTGCCGCTGGCCTCGTACATCAGCCGCCCCGCGAACACCGAGGTGGTCAACTTTTTGCGCGTCGTGCTGGCCGAGATTGGCGCGCTGACGCCGCTTGTTGACACCGGCGCGGTGCCCGAGGGCGCGCCGCTAGAGGGCCTGCTCGATCGCACGCTCATGCAAGCGGTGTTGGATGTCGGCGAGCGCTCGGCGGTCTTTCAATCGACCTCGCACATTCAAGCCTCGTACGAGGCCGAAAGCGCCATCTGCTACGTGTACGTCAAGATCCCGGTGGGAGCGCACCGCAGCGAGATTGCGCGCATCGAGTGCCCGCGCTGGGTGGCCGACGCCCCGGCGCTGCTCGACACCATTCACGCGCTGGTGCTGGATGAATGCCAGAAGGGAGACGGCTACCCGATTGCGCTGTCTGAGGCCCACGAGCGCGCGGTGGTGCGCGCACCGGAGCGCGAGGCGTTCTTCCGCCTGCTCGACCGCACCTTCCGGCGCGATGGCCTGCCCGCCCAGGGCTCGCGCAAGCGCTTCAGCAAGCAGCGGCCCCGCGTGTAGCTTCCCCTCCATTCCTTGTTGTGCTATGCCTACCGATCCGTTTGGCGAAGTTGTAGAATCGACCACCCGACAGTTTACCGCCGAGGTGTACGCCGCGGCCGACCCGCCCGCGTTTGGCTCGTGGGTGATGGTGCCGGCCGACGATGGCGCCTCGTTGTACGGCCTGGTGAGCCATGTGGCCGTAGGCAGCTACGACGGCAACCGGCAGGCCGTGGCGCTGGGCCTTTCGGCGGAAGAGCGGAAGCGCGAGTTGCCCATGGTGCAAGAGCTCCTGCGCACCACGGTGCGCGCGCAAATCCTGGCGTATCGGCGGGGCCCCAACGCGCCCCTCCACCAAACGCTCCCCGCGCACCCGCCCGCCATGCATGCGTTTGTTGAGGCGTGCCCCGAGGACGCGGTGGCCGCGCTGGGCGCCCCGTACGACTTCCTCCGCACGCTCGTGCGGCACCCGGACCCCGCCGTGCCGGTCGACGACCTTCTGGTGGCCGTGCTGCAGCGCACCTACGCGGCCCACGGCGGGGCGCACGGCGGCCGCGATGCGCTCGTAACGGCCGGGCGGGCCCTCAGCCGGCTGCTGGACGACGACCACGAGCGGCTGCAGTCCATTTTGCGCCGCGTGTTGTAACACCGGCCTGCAGCGCTGCAGAATCCATTGCCCGGCCGTGCCCGTACGTCTACGGTCGATTCTTTTGCACAACCCCACACCCGCATGCTTTCTCTGGCCGTCATCCTTGTATTGAGCTACCTGGTGGGCTCCATTCCCGGAAGTGTTTGGGCCGGCAAAGCGCTGTACGGCATTGACGTACGCGAGCATGGCAGCGGCAATGCCGGCGCCACCAACACGTTTCGGGTGGTGGGGTGGAAGGCGGGCGTGCTGTCTACGGTTATCGACATGGGCAAGGGCGCGCTGGCGGCAGGCGGCTTTGCGCGGTGGATTCGCATCGACGCGCTGCCTATGTTTGGCGGCTGGGATGCACTCACCATCGTGGGGCTTCTCGCGGGCCTCGCGGCGGTGCTGGGGCACATGTTTCCGATCTGGGCGCGCTTTCAGGGCGGCAAGGGCGTGAATACGGCCGCGGGCATTCTGCTGGCCCTCTCGCCCATCTCCACCCTGCTTACGATGGCCGTTTTTCTCATCGTGCTGCTCACCTCGCGCTACGTGTCGCTGGCCTCCATGACCGGCGCGGTGGCCTTCCCCACCATCGTGGCGCTGCGGCGGTACGTGTTTGAAGCCGACGAGCCGCTGAGCCTGCTTCTCTTCGGAATCGTCGTTGCAGTCGCCATCATCGCGGCGCATCAATCGAACATTAAGCGCCTGTTGGCGGGCAACGAGAACCGGGTTGGATCATTCAAACCGGCGCAAGGGATGCACGGGCGCGGCGAAATTTGAGCGCGCCTCCACTGGCTTCTACGATCAACCTTCCGTTCCTGTGAACGCTCCGATCACGATTCTGGGCGCGGGCAGCTGGGGCACGGCGCTCGCGGTGCACTGGGCGCGCGCCGGGCGCGACGTTACGCTATGGACGCGCCGCCCCGCGGCGGCAGCTAGCATGCGCCACACGCGCCACAACCCGCGGTACCTGCCCGACGTGGCGCTCCCCGCGGGCGTCACGGTTACCTCCAGCCTCGCTTCAGCGGCGGAGGCATCGTCGCTGTGGGCGCTGGCCGTTCCGTCGCAGGCCATGCGGGCGCTCGTCCGGCAACTGATTCCGTTCCTGCATCCCGCGGTGCACCTTGTGTCGCTGGCCAAGGGGATTGAAAACGGCACGCTGTGCACCATGTCGCAGGTCATTGCCGATGTGCTGGGGCCCGCGGTGGACCACCGCGTGAGCGTGTGCTACGGCCCCAGCCATGCGGAGGAAGTGGCCCTCGACCAGCCCACGGCCGTGGTGGTGGCCGCGCCGCACCTCGACACCGCCGAGACGATCCAGGCCCGCTTCATGACCGACCGCCTGCGCGTGTACGTAAACACCGATGTGATGGGCGTTGAGGTGGGCGGCTCCGCCAAAAACGTCCTCGCTATCGCGGCCGGTATCAGCGACGGCGTTGGCTATGGCGACAACGCGAAGGCCGCGCTCGTCACCCGCGGCCTTGCCGAGATCAAACGGCTCGGGCTCGCCCTTGGCGCAAAGCCCGCTACCTTTGCCGGCCTCACCGGCATCGGCGACCTCGTGGTCACCTGCATGAGCGCACACAGCCGCAACCGCCACCTGGGCGAACAGATTGGCCGGGGCCACGCGCTGGCGTCCATCGTAGACCGCATGGACATGGTGGCAGAGGGCGTACAGACGACGGTGTCGCTCCGCGACCTGGCCGCCCGCCACGGCATCGAGATGCCCATTACCGCCGCGGTGTACGCCGTGCTCTTCGAGGGCCAGGCGCCCGAGGCCATGGTCGACGCCCTCATGACGCGCGACGCCAAACGCGAAAACTGGCGCCCCGAGCTCCTCGAATCGTAGCCCTGCCGCTTCTCCCCTGTTCACCAACCGCCCGCGCCCATGACGCTGCGCGAATTGCAACAACTGGTGGCCCTCGGCGAAGGCGTGAGTCTTGAGTTTAAGCGCCGCGTGCCGCGCGCGCCCCGCATTGCCAAAGAGGTGGTGGCGCTGGCCAACACCCACGGCGGGCGCATCCTGCTTGGCGTTGCCGATGACGGGACCATCACCGGCGTTAGCGATGCCAGCGAGGAGGCCTTTGCCTTCGATCAGGCCGTGGCCCAGTACACCGCCCCGCCCGTTCCGTACCGAACCGAGCGCATCGTCATTGCCCCGGGCCGCGACGTTCTCCTCGTGGTTGTGCCCGAAAGCGACCAGAAGCCGCACCGCCTCCTCAACGCAGCAGCCGCCGGCGATGGCACGCCGTACGTGCGCGTGAAGGAGATGAGCGTGGAGGCGAGCGACGAGTCGGTGCGCCTGATGCAAGCGGGCGACGCGACCAACGGTGTCACGTTTGCGTTCGGCGAAACCGAATCGCTCCTGATGCGCTACCTCGACGACTATGGCCGGATCACGGTGGCGCAGTTTGCCCAGTTGGCCGACGTGTCGACCGACGAGGCGTCGGTCATTCTTGTGCGCCTCGTGCGGGCCGACGTGCTGCGCCTACACGCCGACCGCGGCGCCGACTACTTTACGCTACGGTATTAGGCCGTTGGTTGTCACCCCTCGCGGGCTTTGCTGAGCCGTGTCACGGCACTGCGGGACAGGACCTGTCTTTATTCCAGCATGGAACGGTCTGTGCCACCTGCCGAGGCTTCGCGCCACGGGGTCGGCGCTACAAACGAACGGGAAAGCGCCGCAACGCGCTGCACGGTTGGCCCTGCACACCCGCAAACAGCTCAAGAGAATTACCCGATGTGAGCCAGGGAACGCCAACCGAAGCATACAAAAATTGTAATTTTTTTGTACTAAATCTAGATGACTTTGATAGCGCGGAGATACATCGATAGATTTATCATCAATCATAGAAGCGCTTCCATTACCAGGCCCATGTGTTGCAATGAGCTCCACCATTCTTCTAATTGGTACGCTCGACACCAAGGGAGAGGAATTTGCGTTTGCCCGCGACCAGATCGAGGCACGGGGGCACACGGCCGTACTGCTTGACGTGGGGGTGCTGGGCGCACCCACCGTTGAACCCACGATTCCCGCCCATGAAGTGGCTAAGGCCGCGGGTACTACGCTTGAAGCACTGCGCGAGGCCAACGATCGGGGGGCCGCCATGGATGCGATGACCGAAGGCGCAACAGCCATTGCGCGCGAACGGCTGGACACGCATGCCTTTGATGCCGTCCTGGGCCTCGGCGGCTCGGGCAATACGGCCGTAGCTACCGGGGTAATGCGGGCGCTGCCCGTAGGCCTTCCAAAAGTAATGGTGTCGACGATGGCATCGGGCGACACAGCCCCGTACGTCGGTGCAAAGGACATCACAATGATGTACTCGGTGGTTGATATTGCCGGGCTGAATCGCATCGCACGGCAAGTGATTGGCAACGCCGTAGGGGCAGCCTGTGGAATGGCCGAACAATCCATTTCCGCAGCCGACGATAAGCCGCTTGTGGCCGCGACTATGTTTGGCGTGACCACCCCGTGCGTAACGGCCGTGCGCAACCATCTTGAAGAGGAAGGCTACGAGGTGGTCACTTTCCATGCCACCGGGAGCGGCGGCCGCGCCATGGAGGGGCTCATCGAGGATGGGTTCATTGCCGGCGTGGCAGACATCACGACCACCGAGTGGTGCGATGAACTTGTGGGCGGCGTGCTGAGCGCGGGCCCCACGCGCCTCGACGCTGCCGGGCAAACGGGCACCCCGCAGGTCGTCTCTGTTGGGGCCCTCGACATGGTCAATTTTGGCCCTGTGGATACAGTGCCCGATGCGTTTCAGGAGCGCACCTTGTATCAGCACAATGCACAGGTCACGCTGATGCGCACCACGCCCGAGGAGAACGCCGAGCTGGGGCGTATTCTTGCCGAGAAGCTTAACGCTGCCACCGGCCCCACCGTACTCATGCTACCGCTCCGCGGCGTGAGCATGATCGATGCCCCTGATGAGCCGTTCCACGATCCCGCGGCTGACGCTGCTCTCTTCGATGCGCTTCGTGAGCACATTAACCCCACGTCCGTAGAGCTCGTGGAGGTGGATGCGCACATTAACGACAAGGCCTTTGCGAACGCATTGGCCACACGCCTGATCGATTTGCTTGATGGATGAGTGGTGTGCCCTTCTTCTAAAAAGCGGCATGCATGGGACGACAACCCACCCGATGCCCGGCCACAACAGAACAGGGCTTTCGCTTTTTCATCGTCCGCTTCTTTACACACGCTACGCCAACCGCCATGCCTTTTATTGAACGCAGTGAATCGTTGCAGCGCTTGCAATCGCAGGTAGACGCCGGTACGCCCCTTTTAGGTGCTGGAGCGGGCACTGGCATCTCGGCCAAGTTTGCCGAGCGCGGCGGCACCGACATCATCATCATCTACAACTCCGGCCGCTACCGAATGGGCGGGCGCGGCAGCCTTGCTGGTCTGCTTCCGTACGGTGATGCCAATGCCATCGTGGTCGACATGGCCCGCGAGGTGCTTCCCGTTGTGAGGGATACGCCCGTTCTTGCTGGCGTCTGCGGCACCGATCCGTTTCGCCTCATGCCGGCCTTCCTCCGCGAACTTAAAGAGATGGGCTTTGACGGGGTGCAGAACTTCCCGACGGTGGGCCTCATCGATGGTACCTTCCGGCAAAACCTGGAAGAGACGGAGATGAGCTTTCAGAAGGAGATTGACATGATCCGTTTAGCACACGAAATGGACTTCCTGACATGCCCGTACGTCTTTGACACCGAACAAGCAAAGGCCATGGCCACCGCCGGCGCCGACGTACTCGTGCCGCACATGGGCCTCACAACGAAGGGTGATATTGGAGCCGAAACGGCCCTCAATCTTGAGGAAGCCGCCGACCGTGTACAGGCCATGCACGATGCAGCAAAGGCCGTCAACCCCGATATCCTTGTGTTGTGCCACGGCGGCCCCATTGCCGAGCCGGACGACGCCCAGTACATTTTTGATCACACCGAAGGCGTCGTCGGGTTCTTTGGTGCTTCAAGCGTCGAGCGGCTGCCTACCGAACCGGCGATCGAACATCAGGCTCGTGCCTTCAAGGAGTTGAATTTTTAAGGTATCGAGCGGGTAGCGGTCCCTGGGGCTTCCATCCGTCCAACCGCCCCGCAATAAGTGACACAGTACGTTGATTCACACAATCAATCCTCAAATGCCATGCAACATATCGGACCTGCTGCCATCACAACCGCCGACGACGTCGATACGCTTCAGTTCGACTGGGGCACTCTTCAGATGCTCAGCGACCCGCACTCTACCGGGGCCGACAGCTCGAGCTTTGGCCTAGTGCACGTCCATCCAGGCAGCGGGCATGCCCGCCACAACCATCCGGAAGCCGATGAGATAATTTTCGTCCGCTCCGGGACTGGGACGCAGATGCTCGACGACAAAGACCCTGTTGCCATTGGGCCCGGAGACGCTATCTACATCCCGAAGGGCGTATATCATGCCACGCAGAATACGGGCGAGGAGTCGCTCGAACTCATTATCGTTTACACACCTGCCGGTCCCGAGCAGATTTTCCGCGATATGGAAGAGAGCACGATTATCCCGGCAGATGGGTAATCGGAAAAGGACCAGGCGTGCCGCCCCCACTTTTTGTTAAGGCTTCGTTGGTGTGATCCCATCGTCCCGCGCGGGCACACGCGTGCGTCGAGCGCTTATCCAGCGCCATCATCACTTGCCGGATTTGGCGTCGTCGACAAACACGAGATCGACTTCGCGCTTCTCGATATCGGCGCCGATGATTTTCACCTGCACGGTGTCGCCCGGCCGAAAGCTGCGGCCGTAGTTTTCGCCGCGCAGCGTGTACGTCGACTCATCGAACGCGTAGTAGTCGTCGTCCATTTCGCGCACGTGGACGAGCCCTTCTACCAAAAGGTCGGTGATCTCGACGAACACGCCAAACTTGGTGGCTCCGCTCACAACACCCTCGTAGGTATTGCCCACGTGGCGCGCGGCGTATTCCACCTTTTTCAGCTTCACCGACTCGCGCTCGGCCTGCTCGGCCTCGCGCTCTTGCTCTGAGCAGTGCTCGCAAATGGCGGTGAGCCGCTCTTCGTTGGCGGGTCGCCCGCCCGCGTGGTAACGCTTCAGGAGCCGGTGTATCGCCAGGTCGGGGTACCGGCGGATGGGGCTGGTGAAGTGCGTGTAGAAATCGAACGAGAGGCCGTAGTGGCCGATGTTGTTCACGTTGTACTCGGCCTTCGACATGGCCCGGAGCGCCGCCCGCCGGATGACGATCTCCTCGGCCGTGTCGCGGGCGGAGTTGATGAGCTGCGCAAGATCCTCGGAGTCCGCGTTGCCATCGGTAAGCGGGAGGGTGTGCCCAAAGACCTGAACGTACTCCGCCAGTTGACGAATGCGCTCGGCATCGGGCGTGTCGTGAATGCGATAGACAAAGGGCGGTGCGTTGTCGTCGAAGGGAGCGCCGTTGGCGGCATGGTCCTTCGCGTACGACGGGTCGCCGATGTGCGCCGCCACGGTGCGGTTGGCCAGTAGCATGAACTCCTCCACGAGCCGGTTGGCCGGCTTGCGGGTCTTGCGCACCACCTCTTGCGGTGTGCCGTCGTCATTGAGGATCACCTTGACCTCGTCGGAGCCGAAGTCGATGCCGCCGGTGCTCATGCGTTCCTTCGTCAGCTTCTCGGCCAGCCCCCAGGCGCGGCGCACGTGCGCCGCCATCGGCCCCGATTCGCCATCCAGGTAGGCCTGCGCCTCGTCGTAGGTGAGGCGCTGCTTGGAGTGGATGACGGTTTCGCGGATGTCGTACGACACCACCTCGCCTTGCGGCGTTACGTCCATGAGGCAGGAGAACGCCAGCTTGTCTTCGTGCGGCCGCAGCGAGCAGAGCCCGTTGGAGAGCTTCTCCGGCAGCATGGGAATGGTGCGATCGACGAGATAGACGCTCGTGGCGCGGTCGTAGGCCTCGTCTTCAATTGGCCCTTCGGTGGGCACGTAGTGGCTTACGTCGGCGATGTGGACGCCGACCTCGTAGTTGCCGTCGGGCTTCTGGAGGATGTGGATGGCATCGTCGAAGTCCTTGGCATCGTCCGGGTCGATGGTAAAGACGGGCTTCGAGCGCAAGTCGAGGCGGCGCTCGATCTCATCCGATGGAATCTCTTCGGGGATGGCTTCGGCGGCCGCGATGACCTCGTCGGGCAGCTCGGGGCGCACGTCCATGCTCATGGCCAGCGCCAGCACGCGCACGTTCGCATCGTCGGCATCGCCCAGCACGCGCAGCACGCGGCCTTCGGGCGAGGCTTTGCGGCTGTCAAACCGGTCGATGGACGCCACCACCTTCTGCCCATCTTCTGCGCCGTTGAACGCCTCCTCGGGCACGTACACATCCTGCAGCACGCGCTGATCGTCGGGGTCTACGAAGGCAAAGTGCCCCCGCTGCCGAAAGGTCCCCACCACCTGCGTGCGGCGGCGCTCCAGCACATCGAGCACCTCGCACTCGCGCTTTTTGTCGTCTTTCGAGCGCGCCGCGACGCCCACAAGCACCCGATCGCCGTCGAGGGCTTCGGCCATGTTGTGCTCGCGGATGAAGAACTCCTCGTCGCTCTCCTCATCTTGCACAAACCCAAAGCCCTGCGGATGCACCGAGAGGGTGCCCCGCTTGTGGTTGGGCTGCCGGTTGGCCTTGTACTTTCGCCCGTCGCGGCGCACCAGGTGACTGGCGCTCAGGTCGGCCAGGACGTCGCAAAACGCCAAAAAGTGATCGTTGTCGTCGTCGTACCCGAGCGCTTGCGCCAGCTCGTGCGAGCGATAGGCCGTGTCCGGATGGGCCCGCAGGTGTTCAAGGAGACGGCGGCGAATGGTATCGTCGGAGGGAGCAGCGGTATCGTGAGCCACGCAGGAATTCTTTTTGTCTACAAAGCAATATAGGAGAGATGATACCAACGTAGCGGCCACACGTTCAACGCCGATTCGATGAATCCGCAGCGGCGCCGGTGGCCGTGCCCTCCGAAGCGGGCGGCGCGGCGGTGCTGTCGGGCGATGTGGAGGCGCCGTCGGCCGTTGTGTCGTCGGACGTTGTGCCGCGGGCGGCCGTTCGGTCGGGCAGGAGCCATCCAAACACGCGGTACAGCAGCCGCTTCCACGTCGGAAATTCGGTTTGGTACGACAGGCGGGCCCCGGCGCTGGTGGTGAGGGTGCGCCCGCGCGTAAAGGTGTCGCCGGTGCGCCGGTAAAACACTTCGGCCGATACACGGCGGCTGAGCCGCACCTCCACCACAAACTCGCCCTGCGGGCCGCGCGTCTGGGTTTGCTCCTCCTCGTCGGCCGTGTACACCCCCTCGCCGCGGATGATGAGCCGCTCGTTGAGCAGGCGCAGCGCCACGCCGTAGATGATGTCCAGGTTCTGCGGATTTTCCCCCTGAATGCCCACGTTGAGGTCTACGTTGGGCAGCGCCTTGCTCAGGTAGCGGTTGAGCTGGCTCGCCACGAGCTGCGAGACGCTGTTAAAGGCCAGCTGGTTGCCCGCGCTGGCCAATCGGTTGCCGCCGGCTCCGGTATCGCCGGCCGAGGTGGTGGTGAGCAAGAAGGTGTTGGTGAGCAGCACGCTGGTGGCGTACTCGGTGGTCAGCTCGGGCTGGTTGAGGATGGCATCGAGCGTGCGCGTACCGACAAGCTGGGCCGGCTGGTCGCGATCAATGGCCAGTCCAAGGTCTACGCGCGGCACTTCGACGGTGCCCGTGATGAACAGCTCCACAATGACGGGGATGCGCGCGCTGCGGCTGTCGTAACCGGGCAAGCCCGCCGGCGCGGCCCGCGTGCGGTACGACGCGTTCAGGTTGAGCTGCGCGTTGATCGGGTCGCCCGTCCACGTAATCGTGCCGCCGTCAATCGCAAATTGCCGGACGAACACTTCCCCCGCGGTAAACAGGTACGAGCCGCCCTGCACATCGAAGCTGCCGTACACGTAGAAGGTGCCTTCGGTGCGTTGCAGCTGCACGCGGCCCGATCCGGTCGTGCGCACCACGTCGCCCACCACCGGATCGAAGGCGAGGTCGACCTGCGAGCCCTCGGGCGCTACAATGTTCAGGTTGATGTCGAGCCCATCGAGGAACGTCGGCTCCCCCTCGGGACGGTCGGCCAGCACATTGTCGCGCCGGTTAATCTCGCGCAGGTCCGGAAGTTGGCCGGTGGAGTCGGCAAAGATGATGAAGCCGCTATCCTCCGAAACGCCGCCTTCTATGACGGGGATGACGAGCCGACTGTTGGGCGTGGTACGTACGCGCGACGAGTACAGCCGCGCACTGGAGAGCGGGCCGACGAGGCGCACGGTGCCGCTCGCGCGGATGTCGCCGTAGAACGGCAGCGTCTGCGATTCGGCCACGTTGATGAACTGCATTTCTTGCAGGTCGCCGCGCAGGTTAAACGAGAAAAACTCGTAGTCGTTAAACAGCACCGAGCCGTTCATGGTAGCGCGGCCCTCGCCCTGGTCGCGCACTGTCACATCTTGCAGGTGGATGCCGCGCGCATCGACGCGCACCGGCCCGCTCACGTTGTAGGCCAACCCAAACTCGGGAACGGTGGCGTACCCGTTGGCCACGCGCAAATCGGCCTCAAACAACGGATCGGTGAGGTATCCGCCGATGCGGCCGGTGCCCGCCACGTAGCCATCGACAGTGCCCAGGTCGTCCTCGAAGATGTACTTGAAGAAAAAGAGATCGGCCTCGGCGATGTTAACCGACAGGTTGAGAGGCGTGCGGCCTGCAGTGCCTAGGCCTACGGTGCCCACCATACTGAGCGTGCTTCGGCGCGTATCGGTGAGGCCGCCGGGCACCAAGATGGGGACATCGACCGTCGTATCGGCCGGCGCCAGGCGCGCGTTGAGCCGCACGGCCTGCCGATCGAGTGCGTACTGGCTTGACACTGTGAGGCGCCCCAGCAGGTTTTGGTCGAGCGACAGGCGCTGCACGGCAAACGACCCGCTGAGCTCGGGTGCGCGCCATCCGCCGGTGAGGGCCGTGCGCCCGCTCAAGCTACCACCCAGCGGATGGTTCATCTGAGCGACCTGCGAGAACGGAAGGAGCCGCACGTTCGATGCCTCCACCGCCAAGGTGTCGGTTGGGTACGGCGAGAACGTGCCGTCCAGTTGAAGGCGCTGCACGCGGGCCGCGGCCGGCTGCGTGCTCTGAAACGTCAGGCGATCCATCTGCACGGCATCCCGGTAGAGGCGCACGGTGGGCGTTCCGCGCACTTCCCAGGCCACCGGCGGCACGGCAAGCGACAGCTCGCGGAGCGTTAGCGTGTTGTAGGCCGCGTGGGCTTGCACCGTGGCC comes from Salisaeta longa DSM 21114 and encodes:
- the rnr gene encoding ribonuclease R, which encodes MAHDTAAPSDDTIRRRLLEHLRAHPDTAYRSHELAQALGYDDDNDHFLAFCDVLADLSASHLVRRDGRKYKANRQPNHKRGTLSVHPQGFGFVQDEESDEEFFIREHNMAEALDGDRVLVGVAARSKDDKKRECEVLDVLERRRTQVVGTFRQRGHFAFVDPDDQRVLQDVYVPEEAFNGAEDGQKVVASIDRFDSRKASPEGRVLRVLGDADDANVRVLALAMSMDVRPELPDEVIAAAEAIPEEIPSDEIERRLDLRSKPVFTIDPDDAKDFDDAIHILQKPDGNYEVGVHIADVSHYVPTEGPIEDEAYDRATSVYLVDRTIPMLPEKLSNGLCSLRPHEDKLAFSCLMDVTPQGEVVSYDIRETVIHSKQRLTYDEAQAYLDGESGPMAAHVRRAWGLAEKLTKERMSTGGIDFGSDEVKVILNDDGTPQEVVRKTRKPANRLVEEFMLLANRTVAAHIGDPSYAKDHAANGAPFDDNAPPFVYRIHDTPDAERIRQLAEYVQVFGHTLPLTDGNADSEDLAQLINSARDTAEEIVIRRAALRAMSKAEYNVNNIGHYGLSFDFYTHFTSPIRRYPDLAIHRLLKRYHAGGRPANEERLTAICEHCSEQEREAEQAERESVKLKKVEYAARHVGNTYEGVVSGATKFGVFVEITDLLVEGLVHVREMDDDYYAFDESTYTLRGENYGRSFRPGDTVQVKIIGADIEKREVDLVFVDDAKSGK